The Nitrospira sp. genome includes a region encoding these proteins:
- a CDS encoding outer membrane beta-barrel protein, producing the protein MKRWSVFAGILIGCLPVLVFAQTGYDADHRSQASEDQSKVLADREKSSKSFLGRFGGAYLEGLNGTGASQSVGPEPMRRLPSAPFASPPFPMSEHVGPAIGIPDSTPNNLPLMNALSDTDIGQVLRGSRVNIYGWIVPSFNASTSRNTNIPLTYPIVPNSAQLSQAVFIIERGLDTSQTSHVDWGFRVTHLYGTDYRYTAAKGVLGHQLLDRNQLYAYDPMEFYGQAYFPGVAEGMVVKIGRFMSPADIEAQLAPNNYLVTHSVMFTYDPFTFMGVLATIRLNSQWTVDVGVHGGNDMAVWSNSAQPNGHFMVKWLSRNNKDAIWLGANSVGRGKYTNGHDNLQHMVGVWSHRFNDTFHMMSEAYYAYQFDAAKGGTCIFGPTKSFAPGGGCGPTIPGLSDSIGAVNYFQIKISSKDYLTIRNDVLADLKGQRSGFKTVYSSHTVGWSHWLSNELIVRPEIRYDHGWSSATPYDNGTSKDQFAFLTDIIIKY; encoded by the coding sequence GTGAAGCGATGGAGTGTATTTGCAGGCATCCTCATCGGGTGCCTTCCAGTTTTGGTTTTCGCACAAACCGGGTACGACGCAGATCATCGATCGCAAGCATCTGAGGATCAGTCGAAAGTGCTTGCCGACCGTGAGAAGTCGTCCAAGAGTTTTCTAGGACGATTTGGGGGAGCCTATCTCGAAGGGCTCAATGGGACAGGTGCATCACAGTCAGTTGGTCCAGAACCGATGCGCCGGCTGCCGTCAGCACCGTTTGCCTCCCCACCGTTTCCTATGTCCGAACATGTCGGCCCAGCAATTGGTATTCCAGACTCGACTCCCAACAATTTGCCGCTGATGAACGCATTATCAGATACGGATATCGGACAGGTCCTCAGAGGGTCGAGGGTGAATATCTATGGATGGATTGTTCCATCGTTCAATGCCAGCACTTCTCGCAATACAAACATCCCGTTAACCTACCCGATTGTTCCAAATAGTGCTCAGCTCTCTCAAGCGGTGTTCATCATTGAGCGCGGCCTCGATACGTCGCAAACGAGCCATGTCGATTGGGGATTTCGCGTCACCCATTTATACGGCACGGATTATCGCTATACCGCGGCCAAAGGCGTGCTCGGACATCAGTTACTCGACCGCAATCAGCTTTACGCCTATGACCCGATGGAGTTTTATGGACAAGCATACTTCCCCGGAGTTGCAGAGGGAATGGTTGTGAAAATCGGTCGGTTTATGTCGCCGGCCGACATCGAAGCTCAGTTAGCACCGAACAACTATCTTGTTACCCATTCGGTCATGTTCACCTATGATCCATTTACCTTCATGGGTGTTCTGGCAACGATCAGGCTTAATTCTCAGTGGACGGTTGATGTTGGTGTCCACGGAGGAAACGATATGGCTGTGTGGTCCAATTCGGCCCAACCGAATGGCCATTTCATGGTCAAGTGGCTTTCCCGAAATAACAAGGACGCCATCTGGCTTGGCGCGAATTCAGTGGGAAGAGGGAAGTACACGAATGGACACGACAATCTGCAACACATGGTCGGCGTATGGTCGCATCGCTTCAATGACACGTTCCATATGATGTCGGAAGCGTATTATGCCTACCAATTTGATGCCGCTAAGGGAGGGACGTGCATCTTTGGCCCCACGAAGTCGTTCGCACCAGGTGGAGGCTGCGGCCCAACGATCCCCGGTCTCTCTGACTCCATCGGTGCCGTGAACTATTTCCAGATCAAAATTTCTTCCAAGGATTATTTGACGATTCGTAACGATGTGCTCGCTGATCTGAAGGGGCAACGGAGCGGTTTCAAAACGGTCTATTCAAGTCATACGGTAGGCTGGTCTCATTGGCTATCCAATGAACTCATTGTGAGACCGGAAATACGGTACGATCATGGGTGGAGTTCAGCAACGCCTTACGATAACGGTACCAGCAAAGATCAGTTTGCATTTCTCACTGACATTATCATCAAGTACTAA
- a CDS encoding site-2 protease family protein, producing the protein MDGLGREEHRDLADRNALDIRDETASPVIEVADTDEIEPSFFSKWTLPIILFLLTVFTTLWAGAYQTYNGPARGPLNFLLTSPETLWQGIPFAGSLLFILTTHELGHYVLSKIHRVPASLPLFIPGLPHFIGTFGAIIRMRGPILSRRALFDIGVAGPLAGFVVAVVALIVGLNLSTVVDRTTTLGLQLGEPLLLQFLSWVVIGPLPPEADVVLHPIGFAAWFGLFVTSLNLLPIGQLDGGHVAYALWGRRQRTMALAFLPVLLALGFLGWPGWFLWAFMAGLWGLGHPPVLDPHVPLGRNRTIVGWIALAVFVLTFVPVPFSFH; encoded by the coding sequence ATGGATGGTTTGGGGCGAGAGGAACATCGAGATCTCGCGGACAGGAATGCCCTTGATATCAGGGACGAGACGGCTTCGCCGGTCATCGAGGTTGCGGATACCGATGAGATCGAGCCGTCGTTTTTCTCGAAATGGACGTTGCCAATCATCCTCTTTCTGCTGACGGTGTTTACGACGCTCTGGGCCGGAGCCTACCAAACCTACAATGGCCCAGCGCGCGGCCCATTGAATTTCCTCCTGACCTCGCCGGAGACACTCTGGCAGGGGATCCCATTTGCTGGTTCGTTGCTTTTTATTCTTACGACCCATGAATTGGGGCACTACGTTCTATCGAAAATTCATCGCGTCCCTGCGTCCTTACCGTTGTTCATCCCGGGCCTTCCCCATTTTATTGGGACCTTCGGCGCCATTATTCGTATGCGGGGACCGATCCTGAGTCGTCGTGCCTTATTCGACATCGGTGTCGCAGGTCCCCTGGCAGGGTTTGTGGTGGCTGTCGTTGCCCTAATCGTCGGGCTGAACTTGTCGACCGTGGTGGATCGAACCACCACGTTGGGATTGCAGTTGGGCGAGCCCCTGCTGCTGCAGTTTCTCTCATGGGTGGTGATTGGGCCCCTTCCGCCGGAAGCCGATGTGGTGCTCCATCCAATCGGTTTTGCCGCCTGGTTCGGGCTCTTTGTGACTTCTCTTAATCTCCTTCCGATCGGTCAGCTCGACGGCGGTCATGTGGCGTATGCGCTGTGGGGGAGACGACAACGGACCATGGCGCTCGCCTTTCTCCCGGTCCTGTTGGCGTTGGGATTTTTGGGCTGGCCTGGGTGGTTCCTGTGGGCATTTATGGCGGGATTGTGGGGACTCGGCCATCCTCCAGTTCTGGATCCTCACGTGCCCCTAGGTCGCAACCGAACGATTGTCGGATGGATCGCGTTGGCGGTGTTTGTTCTCACCTTTGTGCCGGTGCCGTTTTCCTTCCACTAA
- a CDS encoding insulinase family protein, producing MRMVRSEGRSMKGYGIAGLLGLAILLASAMAACAGGAALGDPRTMTFKPVEFSPPEPERVVLENGMVVYLLADHELPLVSVTAMMRTGSWLDPIDKVGLASMTGAVMRTGGGGGLSAEQVDAELEQFAGDVSIGIGRQSGSASLDVLSKDFHRGLEIFAGLLRRPTFEPARVELAKLQAIEGIRRRQDNPGAIVGREFAKALYGAEHPSARESSMESITRITREDLIKFHRETVHPNGMFIGVTGDFKRDDMLAALRRVFGDWQQGRVPELRIPDVVEVDSAQSVVRFVNKDTSQTHLRVGHLSIKEQDPDYVPLAIANDILGGSSFRSRLFNDVRTKRGLAYSVGSRLNAGVHDQGVWLMRAETKLTSTKEVIERFVANIERMRVEPVTDTELAEAKEAYVNSFVFSFASPSAIVSRLIELEYDGLPKDFLQQLRAKVVALTKEEVQAAAKRHLHPERLKIIAVGSGEALPKALATFGEVKEIALNPEG from the coding sequence ATGAGGATGGTGAGGAGTGAGGGGCGAAGTATGAAGGGATATGGAATCGCTGGCCTGTTAGGCCTGGCCATCCTGCTGGCCTCAGCTATGGCGGCGTGTGCGGGGGGAGCAGCACTGGGTGATCCCAGAACCATGACGTTCAAGCCAGTGGAGTTTTCGCCGCCGGAGCCAGAACGAGTGGTGCTTGAGAACGGCATGGTCGTCTATCTTCTAGCAGATCATGAGCTGCCGCTTGTATCGGTGACGGCCATGATGCGAACAGGGAGCTGGTTGGATCCGATCGACAAGGTCGGTTTGGCATCCATGACCGGTGCGGTTATGCGTACGGGCGGTGGTGGGGGGCTGTCGGCCGAGCAAGTCGATGCGGAGTTGGAGCAATTCGCAGGCGATGTGAGCATCGGAATCGGTCGACAATCAGGGTCGGCGTCTCTCGATGTATTGAGTAAGGATTTCCATCGCGGGTTGGAAATCTTCGCCGGTCTCTTGCGACGGCCCACGTTCGAGCCTGCTCGCGTGGAGCTGGCCAAATTACAAGCTATCGAGGGAATTCGCCGAAGGCAGGATAATCCGGGGGCCATCGTCGGTCGAGAATTTGCGAAAGCGCTCTATGGAGCTGAGCATCCCAGTGCGCGAGAAAGTTCGATGGAATCGATCACACGGATTACACGGGAGGATCTCATCAAGTTCCATCGTGAGACGGTCCACCCCAATGGCATGTTCATTGGAGTGACGGGTGACTTCAAGCGGGATGACATGCTGGCGGCGCTTCGCCGGGTGTTCGGCGATTGGCAACAAGGAAGAGTTCCGGAGTTACGCATTCCCGATGTCGTGGAAGTTGATAGCGCTCAATCGGTTGTGCGGTTTGTGAATAAGGATACCTCGCAGACGCATCTTCGGGTTGGCCATCTGTCGATTAAAGAGCAGGATCCCGATTATGTTCCCTTGGCGATCGCCAACGACATTTTGGGCGGAAGTTCGTTCCGCAGCCGTCTCTTCAACGATGTGCGGACCAAGCGGGGGTTGGCCTATTCCGTCGGGAGTCGACTCAATGCGGGAGTGCATGATCAAGGAGTGTGGTTGATGCGAGCGGAAACGAAACTGACCTCCACGAAGGAAGTGATCGAGCGCTTTGTGGCGAATATCGAACGGATGCGTGTAGAGCCGGTGACCGATACTGAACTGGCTGAAGCCAAGGAAGCTTATGTGAACTCGTTCGTGTTTTCCTTTGCCAGCCCTTCGGCGATTGTCAGCCGGCTGATCGAGTTGGAGTATGACGGATTGCCGAAGGACTTTCTGCAGCAGCTTCGTGCCAAGGTCGTGGCACTGACCAAGGAGGAGGTCCAGGCTGCGGCCAAAAGACATTTGCATCCGGAACGTTTGAAGATTATCGCAGTTGGGTCTGGTGAAGCCTTACCGAAAGCTTTGGCGACGTTTGGAGAGGTCAAAGAAATTGCACTCAACCCGGAAGGGTGA
- a CDS encoding M20/M25/M40 family metallo-hydrolase, with translation MGHEQRLRTFIAETRPKFENLLGQMVEVPSISMDSSRTGDMRRMAELAKQYLGSLGANPHIVETGGYPIVSGGWTVGAEYPTVTIYNHLDVQPAQEPEWRQAPFAFRNDHGIYHGRGATDDKGPALTALFGARYAIEQGVPINIRFLWELEEEIGSPNFRAGLKDRIAVPRPDSVIVSDTIWIAKGRPAVPYGLRGLLGARLVLRTGERDAHSGVTGGAARNPLAELIEVAQACVEAKTGRVKIPGFYDDVVEPTKAEIKSFLKSGFRVKGFKEAYGFRSLRVQDPADVLRRIWASPTFEIHGLSGGYHGQGVKTVVPGHAELKVSMRLVPNQVPERVFTLLKKHVAKINSTIKVEREGMLHPFKGNFAGSYVDCVKRAMQAGFGKGPAFVREGGSIGAVVTMQNMWKVPILFMGLSLPEHGYHAPNEYFDWGQASGGIKAFACYFEELARMGKK, from the coding sequence ATGGGACATGAGCAACGACTGCGGACCTTTATCGCAGAGACGCGGCCGAAGTTTGAGAATCTCTTGGGACAGATGGTGGAAGTGCCGTCGATCAGTATGGATTCATCTCGTACGGGGGACATGCGGCGCATGGCTGAGCTTGCGAAGCAATATCTGGGCAGTTTGGGGGCCAATCCACACATTGTCGAGACCGGTGGATATCCCATTGTTTCAGGTGGCTGGACCGTAGGGGCTGAGTATCCCACCGTCACGATCTACAATCACTTGGATGTACAGCCTGCGCAAGAGCCCGAGTGGAGACAAGCGCCATTCGCATTTCGGAACGATCATGGGATCTATCATGGACGGGGGGCTACGGATGACAAAGGGCCGGCCCTTACGGCGTTGTTCGGTGCCAGGTATGCGATCGAACAAGGGGTGCCGATCAATATCCGTTTCTTGTGGGAGCTTGAGGAAGAGATTGGCAGCCCCAATTTCCGGGCGGGTCTCAAGGATCGTATCGCGGTTCCAAGGCCGGATTCAGTCATTGTGTCTGATACGATTTGGATCGCCAAAGGGCGGCCTGCGGTTCCCTATGGCCTACGTGGTCTGCTCGGGGCACGTCTGGTCTTACGCACTGGAGAGAGAGATGCGCATTCCGGTGTCACTGGAGGAGCGGCTCGTAACCCACTGGCTGAGTTGATTGAGGTCGCACAGGCTTGTGTTGAGGCAAAAACCGGGAGGGTGAAGATTCCTGGCTTCTATGATGACGTGGTTGAACCTACGAAGGCGGAGATCAAGAGTTTCCTGAAGTCGGGGTTTCGAGTCAAGGGTTTCAAAGAAGCCTATGGGTTCCGGTCGCTACGAGTCCAGGATCCTGCCGATGTCCTGCGTCGGATTTGGGCCTCGCCAACGTTCGAAATTCATGGTTTGAGCGGTGGCTACCATGGACAGGGTGTCAAGACCGTCGTGCCTGGCCATGCCGAGCTGAAAGTCAGCATGCGGCTGGTTCCCAACCAGGTGCCGGAACGTGTCTTTACCCTCTTAAAAAAACACGTCGCCAAGATCAATTCGACCATCAAGGTGGAGCGAGAGGGGATGCTCCATCCATTTAAGGGGAACTTTGCCGGCTCCTATGTAGATTGTGTGAAGCGAGCCATGCAGGCGGGATTTGGAAAAGGGCCAGCCTTCGTGCGAGAGGGAGGATCAATCGGGGCGGTCGTCACGATGCAGAATATGTGGAAGGTTCCAATCCTGTTCATGGGGCTCAGCCTGCCGGAACATGGCTATCACGCTCCCAATGAATATTTTGATTGGGGACAAGCTTCTGGTGGAATAAAGGCATTTGCTTGCTATTTTGAAGAGTTAGCACGAATGGGAAAGAAGTAA
- a CDS encoding insulinase family protein: MALSLGFDVNVLSAASPSPSFADRVIEHRLANGLTILMVERHQTPVVSINITFAVGGINEQVGQTGIAHLYEHMAFKGTRIVGTTDYEKEKPILDELAIVGTELDLQEREMAAKGATATADERAAVESLQKRFLALQAQAAQYVVGNEMALMYQRHGGVGLNASTGKDLTRYMISLPSNRLPLWAAIESDRMANPVLREFYKERGVVMEERRLRNDDSPNGLLFETFTSAAFRAHGYGIPTIGWGSDILSLTPAATEAFFKTYYGPNRATIALVGDINPKEVIALIEQTFGKIPAAPPAPPLVTVEPEQRGERRVEVEFDAEPAIVIGYHKPTLGHPDDDVCDVIDAVLSDGLTSRLHQKLVREKRLAVSVGSDASHPGVRAPNLFVITATPLAPHTTAEVETAIYEEVERLKQEPVSAQELDKVLNNLDADLVRGLRSNSGLASQLALYQALAGHWRYILTSRDKVAKVTAADVQRVAAQYFTRSNRTVAVLVKKGSGKSVTAMSINEVQP; the protein is encoded by the coding sequence ATGGCCCTTAGTCTCGGTTTCGACGTCAACGTGCTGTCGGCGGCGTCACCGTCCCCGAGTTTTGCCGATCGGGTGATCGAGCATCGGCTCGCCAATGGGTTGACCATACTTATGGTCGAGCGGCATCAGACGCCGGTTGTTTCGATCAACATCACCTTTGCCGTGGGCGGCATCAATGAGCAGGTGGGGCAGACAGGCATCGCTCATCTCTACGAACACATGGCTTTCAAAGGGACACGGATCGTGGGGACGACCGACTACGAGAAAGAAAAACCCATCCTCGATGAGCTGGCCATCGTTGGGACAGAGCTCGATCTGCAGGAACGAGAGATGGCGGCGAAAGGGGCAACGGCAACAGCGGACGAACGAGCCGCAGTTGAATCGCTCCAGAAGCGGTTCCTGGCGTTACAGGCGCAAGCCGCTCAGTACGTAGTCGGCAATGAGATGGCGTTGATGTACCAGCGTCATGGTGGTGTCGGACTCAATGCATCAACAGGGAAAGACCTGACGCGGTACATGATCAGCTTGCCCTCCAACCGACTGCCCTTGTGGGCGGCGATCGAATCGGATCGGATGGCCAATCCTGTCTTACGTGAGTTTTATAAAGAACGCGGCGTTGTCATGGAAGAGCGGCGTCTGCGCAACGACGACAGTCCGAACGGGCTCTTATTCGAAACCTTCACGTCGGCTGCCTTCCGGGCCCATGGGTACGGGATTCCGACCATCGGATGGGGGTCTGATATCCTGTCCTTGACACCGGCTGCCACGGAAGCGTTCTTCAAGACCTATTATGGCCCGAATCGTGCCACGATCGCGTTGGTAGGGGATATCAATCCGAAAGAAGTCATCGCCTTGATCGAGCAGACGTTCGGGAAAATTCCTGCCGCGCCGCCGGCGCCACCTTTGGTGACGGTGGAGCCGGAACAACGAGGTGAACGTCGGGTCGAAGTGGAATTTGATGCCGAGCCGGCAATCGTGATCGGCTATCACAAGCCGACCTTGGGCCATCCGGATGACGATGTGTGTGACGTCATTGATGCGGTGCTCAGTGATGGTCTCACGTCTCGTTTGCATCAGAAATTGGTTCGGGAGAAACGACTGGCCGTCTCAGTCGGGTCCGATGCCAGTCATCCAGGAGTTCGTGCGCCGAACCTGTTCGTCATCACGGCGACACCATTGGCTCCCCATACGACCGCGGAAGTCGAAACGGCGATTTATGAGGAGGTTGAGCGGCTGAAGCAGGAGCCGGTTTCGGCTCAGGAGCTGGACAAGGTGCTCAATAACTTGGATGCCGATCTCGTGCGGGGCCTCCGGTCAAACAGCGGGTTGGCTTCTCAACTGGCTTTGTACCAGGCGCTTGCCGGTCATTGGCGATACATCCTGACGTCACGCGACAAGGTGGCCAAGGTGACGGCTGCTGATGTCCAGCGGGTAGCGGCACAATACTTTACCAGGTCGAATCGGACCGTCGCCGTGTTGGTCAAGAAAGGCTCCGGTAAAAGTGTGACGGCCATGTCGATCAATGAGGTGCAGCCATGA
- a CDS encoding DUF2207 domain-containing protein, producing the protein MVSVVLVVSPPAQGRTMVIEQFHAEIQVLTNGDLIVTETIRPRFTGSWNGLKRDIPVEYRTPQGFNYTLWLNLVSATDEHHVPLKYESSRDRHYQVFKVWPPSAQDTTKTLILTYRVSNGLKHFEEHDELYWNVTGDEWDVPIESAEARILLPAGATGVKALAFSGAYGAREQQADVGITGPEIRYQMTRPLGFREGLTAVVGWDKGLVIEPSSLKLTSLFLRSNWPLALPIGVFGLMWRLWYLRGRDPHLRPITVAYEPPGQLTPAEIGTLIDNSPDLRDITATVVDLAVRGFVRIEERQEPQLLGLWSSTGFYLHQVKSAKEWTELKPHERTIMNGIFSNGNVTVVAISDLKNRFYTYLDGIKSSLFDQLLKKGYYASRPDRVRYIYIAIGIAAAIASLYGAVFLQENYGLALQTGLAAGLLSSAIIMGFGWFMPVRTIRGTRVLEQILGFEEFLTRVESDRFERVMKTSQMFEKFLPFAMALGVEHNWVRAFEGIYTQPPTWYQGRHLKDFRPSRFVDNLSQMSTATGAVMTSAPRSSGGSGFNSGRSSGGSSGGGFGGGGGSGF; encoded by the coding sequence GTGGTTAGTGTCGTCCTGGTCGTCAGTCCTCCCGCACAGGGCCGGACGATGGTCATCGAACAGTTCCACGCCGAGATTCAGGTCCTCACGAATGGGGACCTAATCGTCACCGAGACTATCCGACCTCGATTTACAGGCTCGTGGAACGGATTGAAACGTGATATTCCAGTCGAATATCGAACCCCGCAAGGATTCAATTACACCTTATGGTTGAATCTCGTCAGTGCCACGGACGAACACCACGTCCCACTGAAGTATGAGAGTTCTCGCGATCGGCACTATCAAGTCTTCAAGGTCTGGCCGCCGAGTGCTCAGGACACCACCAAGACGCTGATTCTGACCTACAGAGTGTCCAATGGGCTGAAACACTTTGAAGAGCACGACGAACTGTACTGGAACGTGACGGGCGACGAATGGGACGTACCGATCGAATCAGCGGAGGCACGAATTCTTCTGCCTGCTGGAGCGACGGGTGTCAAGGCTCTCGCGTTCAGCGGTGCCTACGGAGCACGTGAACAACAGGCGGACGTAGGTATTACCGGCCCTGAAATTCGTTATCAGATGACACGGCCACTCGGCTTTCGTGAGGGGCTCACTGCTGTAGTCGGCTGGGATAAAGGACTCGTCATCGAGCCAAGTTCGCTGAAATTGACAAGCTTATTTCTGCGATCCAACTGGCCGCTGGCTCTCCCGATCGGCGTCTTTGGCCTGATGTGGCGCCTATGGTACCTGCGCGGCCGTGATCCACATCTACGTCCCATTACGGTCGCCTATGAACCTCCGGGACAACTGACACCCGCCGAGATCGGGACTCTTATCGACAACTCGCCGGATCTTCGCGATATCACGGCAACCGTGGTGGACCTCGCCGTTCGTGGATTTGTCCGCATTGAGGAACGACAGGAGCCCCAGCTCCTCGGCCTCTGGTCGAGCACAGGGTTCTACCTGCATCAAGTGAAGTCCGCCAAGGAGTGGACAGAGCTCAAGCCGCATGAACGGACAATCATGAACGGAATCTTTTCGAACGGCAACGTGACAGTTGTTGCCATCTCCGATCTGAAGAATCGCTTCTACACCTATCTTGATGGGATCAAATCATCTCTCTTCGACCAACTTCTGAAGAAGGGATACTATGCGAGTCGACCAGATCGCGTCAGGTACATCTATATAGCCATCGGTATCGCAGCCGCTATCGCGTCACTCTACGGAGCAGTATTCCTACAGGAAAACTATGGTCTGGCACTCCAGACTGGTCTCGCAGCGGGACTGCTCTCCAGTGCGATCATCATGGGATTCGGATGGTTCATGCCCGTGAGAACGATTCGTGGCACGCGAGTGTTGGAGCAAATACTTGGCTTCGAAGAATTCTTGACCCGGGTTGAGTCCGATCGCTTTGAACGAGTCATGAAGACTTCCCAGATGTTCGAGAAATTCCTGCCCTTCGCGATGGCATTGGGCGTCGAGCACAATTGGGTCCGAGCCTTTGAGGGCATTTACACGCAACCGCCCACCTGGTATCAAGGAAGACATCTCAAAGACTTTCGCCCTAGCCGCTTTGTCGATAATCTCTCGCAGATGTCAACCGCAACCGGAGCGGTCATGACCTCTGCACCACGAAGCTCTGGAGGATCCGGCTTCAACAGTGGCAGGTCTTCCGGCGGATCGTCGGGAGGAGGCTTTGGCGGCGGCGGGGGAAGCGGATTCTAA
- a CDS encoding LemA family protein, producing MTWIPLIVLAVCVLLVIGIYNSLVRLKVQSENAWADIDVQLKRRHDLIPSLVETVKGYASHEKQTLDAVISARNRAISATTPSAKAEAEGILAQSLKSLFAVAEAYPQLRAIESFTQLQASLNQIEEALQNARRYYNAVVRDLNTKIQEFPSNMIANLFSFKTREFFELVDVAERGVPKISFEQTR from the coding sequence ATGACATGGATTCCCTTGATCGTCCTGGCAGTGTGCGTACTGCTTGTCATCGGCATCTACAACAGCCTGGTGCGGTTGAAGGTTCAGTCTGAGAATGCCTGGGCAGACATCGATGTGCAACTCAAACGGCGGCATGATCTCATTCCCAGTCTGGTCGAAACGGTGAAAGGCTATGCGAGCCATGAGAAACAGACCCTAGACGCCGTGATCTCGGCCCGCAATCGCGCAATATCAGCAACAACTCCCTCCGCAAAGGCGGAAGCAGAAGGCATATTGGCGCAATCCTTGAAATCCCTGTTTGCCGTAGCTGAAGCCTATCCGCAACTACGCGCGATCGAGAGCTTCACGCAACTACAGGCTTCACTAAACCAAATCGAAGAAGCCTTGCAGAATGCTCGTCGCTACTACAACGCCGTGGTCCGAGACCTGAACACCAAGATCCAGGAATTCCCCTCCAACATGATCGCGAATCTCTTCAGCTTTAAAACGCGCGAATTCTTTGAGCTCGTCGATGTTGCAGAACGAGGCGTGCCGAAAATCAGCTTCGAGCAGACACGCTGA
- a CDS encoding MBL fold metallo-hydrolase has translation MPLEDEFCDILKKARIGQGLSVGDVARMTGLPGGDITALERGDQPRDRAEVQALAKGLGLRAKPLEQIAIDKWEPVAQRMPPWVEMVQGSINGYGVQGYILHDEGEALLVDTAYNAPVMLDQLRRRGLRLLGICLTHGHTDHADGIEQILRPHEVPVYLGPEDVELLSWQPRRELLVVPDNDLMIRFGRRTLRCMTTPGHTPGGICYCADDVQVPVCFVGDTLFAGSIGRSNPKDLYSTHLHSVRDRVLTLSPDYRLLPGHGPATTVEEELDHNPFAALP, from the coding sequence ATGCCGCTCGAAGACGAATTTTGCGACATTCTCAAGAAAGCACGGATCGGACAAGGGTTGTCCGTTGGTGACGTGGCCCGAATGACTGGGTTGCCGGGCGGCGATATTACGGCGTTGGAACGAGGTGATCAGCCACGTGATCGTGCAGAAGTACAGGCTCTGGCTAAGGGGCTGGGACTGCGTGCGAAGCCGCTGGAACAGATTGCGATCGACAAGTGGGAACCGGTGGCCCAACGGATGCCGCCCTGGGTGGAGATGGTACAGGGTTCCATCAACGGGTATGGTGTGCAAGGATATATCTTGCACGATGAGGGAGAAGCGCTGCTGGTGGATACGGCGTATAACGCCCCAGTGATGTTGGATCAGCTTCGCCGTCGTGGGTTGCGGCTCCTCGGTATTTGTTTGACCCATGGCCATACGGATCATGCGGATGGGATTGAGCAGATTCTCCGTCCTCACGAAGTTCCTGTGTATCTTGGACCGGAAGATGTGGAACTCCTCAGTTGGCAACCACGGCGGGAGTTGCTGGTGGTCCCAGATAATGATCTCATGATCAGGTTCGGCCGTCGCACGCTCCGATGTATGACGACGCCTGGACATACGCCCGGAGGTATCTGTTACTGTGCGGATGATGTACAGGTGCCGGTCTGTTTTGTGGGAGATACCCTCTTTGCTGGATCGATCGGTCGATCCAATCCCAAAGACCTGTACTCGACCCACCTCCATTCCGTGCGCGATCGAGTGCTGACGCTCTCGCCGGACTATCGTCTTCTCCCCGGACATGGACCTGCCACCACCGTTGAGGAAGAGCTCGATCACAATCCGTTTGCTGCACTTCCATAA
- a CDS encoding divalent-cation tolerance protein CutA, translated as MGSESAHTIVVVMVSVANQEEAEKIADLTVRSRLVACASAIPTVRSTYWWEGKIVNDQEALIIMKTTSDKVIPLQEAIRTVHSYKVPEIIAISVEQGFQPYLDWVRSEVS; from the coding sequence ATGGGTAGTGAATCAGCTCATACTATTGTTGTCGTCATGGTGAGCGTGGCGAACCAAGAGGAAGCGGAAAAAATTGCCGATCTGACGGTCCGGTCTCGGCTGGTGGCTTGTGCGTCAGCCATTCCCACAGTCCGGTCAACCTACTGGTGGGAAGGAAAGATCGTGAACGACCAAGAAGCGCTTATCATAATGAAAACAACCTCCGATAAAGTCATACCTCTTCAAGAGGCGATTCGAACGGTTCACTCGTATAAGGTTCCTGAAATTATAGCGATTTCGGTCGAACAAGGATTTCAGCCGTATCTTGACTGGGTTCGGAGCGAAGTGTCTTAG